Below is a genomic region from Miscanthus floridulus cultivar M001 chromosome 1, ASM1932011v1, whole genome shotgun sequence.
TCGTCGCTGTCACGGCCGCCGAAGTAGTCATCCTCGTATCCGACATTGGCCCCGCGGCTGCGGTTGCCGTCGCAAGGACCGTCATCTCCATCGGCATCACCCCCGTCCTGCGCATCGTCCGCAGGCGACGCCGACGGCGCGCTCCAATCCTGAAACGCAACCAGGCGCAACCGCACGAGGTAGCGCAGCCCCGGAAGCACGGTCAAAGCGGCCTCGACGGGGCTGAGAATGCGTGGCTCCGGGATGAACACGACCTGCTCGTCGGGGATGAACCTTGGATGCAGACACCATGCCGTGACGAAGAATTCTCGGTCGTCATCCGCCGGAACGTCACTAGGTCGGACAACGTCCACCTCGGCACAAGCGGGCCCGAGGATGGCCTGCGCCGTGGCCGCGTTCCGAGCATGCAGGGGGACGCGCCTCATCCCCACAAGCACCCTAAACGGGAATGATCCGGCACTGGCCAACGACgtcctccgccatggccgccagaaGAGAGGAAGGTGCCCCTCCCCCGGCGGCGTTGCCAGTACGCGGTCTCTGTCATCGCGGCGCCTGAACCGCACAACGAAGTCCTCTGGATCATGGCGCCGAACCTCTGCGTCCTCTTCCGTCAATCCGTAGCGGCCAAAGAGGAACCGGGCCACCATGGCCGTCGACACCGTTGGCCGAGTGCCGCCAACCACCGCGACAAGCGCAAGCCCGAGCGCATCCTCGGCTGCCAGCAATTCCGCCGAGCGGGGGACGACGACGAACCCGGTGTGGCGCCGGAGTACGTCTGCCCCCACCGTATCCACGACGGCAGCAgaggctggcggcggcggcggaggcgggggaggtggaggaggcggAGTCGGAGGGGCGCAGCAGCGAGGAACTGATGGCGACCTTCCCGTGGAGGCAGACCGCGCCGAGGGCGTGTCGTTGTCGGCGCGCCGAGTCCGCCAGCCCCCGGACCTCCGCCGGGAGACCCTTGTACCCCATGGCGACCGCGGCGGAGTGCGCTCGCGCTTAGAGCCCGCATGTCGCGCAGGGAGCGGGCATGCGACGGCGCGATGCCCCACACACCAGCAATTGAAGCACCTCGCCGGGAAGGTGCACTCTGCCTTTACATGTGAGCTCGCCAAGCAGTTGAAGCATAGGCCAACCAACGCTGGCGGAACAGGCCTAGCCGGCTTGGGCAGTGATCGACGACGCCAACGGCGGCGACTGCGCACCCGGAAGAAGCCGTCCGCGTCCGGTACCTCCAGAGGACGAGCAGGGTGCGCCGTGGGGGTACGACGCCGTTGGTGGCAGGCTGGAGGCGGAGCCGGGTCAAGCTGGGGATGAGACCGACGAGCAGCAGCCATGAAGTCCCCCTGCCCCTGCCGcttacgacgacgacgacgcgcacGACGACGTTGCCCAGCCGGCTCCGCAACCGCCATGCCTTTGCCAGCCGTCGGCGGTGAGGGCGGCTCAGAGTTGGAGTAATCCTCCGAGTCAGTGAAGGAGATTCGCTCCCCGCGACCACAGCCGAAGAAGTCCTCCGAGAAACGGCCTGGATACCCCGCTCCCAGGGATTCCGGCGACAGGAGCTCGTCCTCGGCCTCGTCGGCCCAAGAGCGCCATGAGGGCGAGCCAGCCTCCATTGTTGAAGCATCTTCGAGAGGTGATATTTGAGGAGGTGCCTCGGGTTGGAGCCTGAGACGTTATTGCAGAATGTCCAGAGACTTTGCAGAAGGAATGCATAAATGTAGGATTATTATTTGGTCTGTAATAGATGTACTGGATGTGATCGTTGCATGTGTTGGGAAGGATGTTCAGCTGTCGCTTTGGGTGTACTGATGTGATCGCTGTACTGAATACTCAATTGTGTTCTGTACAACCAGAACCATTAACTAATTGCATGCTCTAGCAATTTTGTATGGTATTTGCGCTTACTGTACGTTGCATGTTCTATCCCGTGCTTCTCAACGGTCATCTTGCGTTATGAGTGCAGTTATCTTGCCAAGAATAATTATTCTTTCCAAGTACTATAATGCTTGTTTGCCTCCTAAACTTATTTAAAAATGTGTGCTTATTATTTATAACAAAGAATTCATATAAAGCTTTACCGGATATATTTTGTTTGAACATTCCTGTTTTGTGACCTAGGAATTTCTCTATCCTATCATCAACTATTTAATTTGCTTTAGTGGAGGCATGGATGATTGTGATGTAGACTTTATTTAACGAAAAATATGAAGTCTACTCTTAATTTGTGCATCTCTGAGGAGGCAATGACCCGTCAAAGGAAAGAGTTCAAGCGTCTTCAGTGTTAGGAATAAGGGAGACTGAATTGAATTATACTATTGAGGCCCAAAGGAGCTATATATAGAGTTCATAGAGACACAAGAGGCAAACACTAGATTAGGAGATTACTCTAATGCCCCTGACTATTATACTTAACACCCCTCTTAAATGCAACGTGAATGCAATGTCGTTGCATTTGAAATTCTTGGAGTCCAATTTATCCCTAAACAAACATTTTTACTAAGATTTACCTCCTCTAAGCTAACGTAGCGCCATATAGGATGGGTAACGTGTCTTCATGTCTTAAAACAATAATCAAAACCACCTAGAGTGCAAAAAAAATGCTTTTCAAAGTTGCGTGCATCAAAAAATGGTTTTATAGACTAAGGGTAAATTAGACAACCTCGAAAGTTGAGGGGTCCAAAAGATTTTTTTGATATGGGTTTATCAATCTACTTCACTTTTCACCCAACCCCCATCATCTTTTCTAAGATTTCATATTCTATTCATCCTTCGTCTCTCCTTGCAACATTGGTGAAAAAAGATGTATTTCTATCTCCCTTCGACAACCAGTTTGCATGGGCTCTTTGTTTCCAGTAAACATCAATTTGCTCCTCTATCCTATCAACTTTGAAACATAGGATAACTTCCTTCTCCACCGACTCCCAAGAGATGCTACTTCTCCTGTACTTCTCAAGCTCCTCTTTCGCCTTCTTCAAACCCTTTTGCAGGTCACCCAGGACGTTGGTGCTCCAGTCATGTAGACCGGCTGCCACCCCTTTTAAATGGGGGATGAATGTCAAGACTCGGTGCGTCATGTGTAACGGAAGTTTTGAAGATGGAGGCCACCTCTTTTTCAAATGTCCAGTAGTAAAGCAATTTTTGGCTGGAGCTGGGCTTGGAAAAATATCACGAGCAGCTAGCGACATTTGGCTCTGCAAGTGAAGCAGTCCGATTCATTCTGGGACTGGAGAAGGAAGATCAATGCAAGGTGTCGATCAGCTTGTGCTCCTGGTGGGATGAAAGGAACAATATTAGAGAAGAGGGGATTCGACGTGCAATTCCTATTACTGTGAGGTCAGTTCTCTGCTATGCTGCTGAGGTTATAAACCTGATGAAAAAGGGAGGCGAGAGAGAATTGAGAACGCTGAAAATCTGGCGAAAACCCGCTGAGGGGATTGTTAAAATTAATTGTGATGCCTCTTTTTGGACGGTGAACAGTGCGGGAGGATGGGCGGGGAATGTGATCAGCGCTGGCCGGGGTCACTTGCCCCATCTGCTGGATGCCTTTCAAGCTGAAGTGGTGGCGAGTATGCAAGGAATTCAAGCCGCAATCGATCTAGGCATTAGCAGAGTTGTGATTGAAACTGATTCCCTCCTAGTGCAGCAAGCAGTAACCTCAAATCAGTGGAACTTGTCCCCCAACTAGAAATTTGATAAAGGAGATTCAAGACTTAGCCCGGCTCAACTTTTCTTTCTTCCAAATGTGTGCTGTTTTTAGATGATGTAATAGGGTGGCTCATGCTCTTGCTGCTTTGGGTTGTGAGTGTAGGGAAGATGAGAATCCTATAATGAATCCACTCCCTGATTGTATTCAGTTACTTGTGGATGCTGATTGTGCACCAAATGAGTAATGGGATTCATTTCCATTTAAAAAAGAACAACCATAGTTGCATCGCAGCGTATGGGCTCTCCTGGGCCATATGCATCAGCGAATTCGGCCGACTAAGCCCAAAAGACAGAGCAGCGTCGACAGTTACTGTCCGTCCTCGACTCGACTTCCCCTTTTTACCCTTTCCCCTCTCGTCTCTGCTGCCCTCGCCGTGGCGAGCAACCAATCCACCCAATCCCCAGCGCGGCGACGGCAGCCGCCTCTGCCACCTGCGATGGCCGCCCGGCGCGGGCCCCACGTCATCAAGCTTCACGATCCCAATCCGCCACTCCTCGGCCGGGCGCCAGGTCCCGCGGCGGCCGCCGTCCCCGCGCCCTCGCGAGACGAGGCCATCCTCGCGCAGCACCCGCTCGCCGCCCCTTCGAGCGCCTCCGCCACGCACCCCGCCTTTGCACTCATCGAGGAGCGCCTCGTCGCCCGGGACCAGGACATCCAGGAGCTCCTCGTCGACAACCAGCGGTTCGCTGCCACCCACGTCGCGCTCCAGCAGCAGCTCATCGCGGCGCAGCACGAGCTCCGGGCGGTCTCCGTCGCCGCCACCAGGGCGCGCGCCGAGCGGGAGGGCGAGGTGCGCGCCCTCGCCGACCAGGCGGCGCACATCGAGGCCGAGGCGcgggccgtcgccgccgcgcgcgCGGAGGTCGACCAGGTCCACGCCGACGTCCAGGTGCTCGCCGCGGTGCGCACCGACCTCGTCAACCGGCTCCAGGGCCTACGGGAGAAGCTCGCGCACAAGAAGGCTGAGGCGAGTAAGACTGATTCCGTCCGTGCCCAGATTGAAACCATGCGCCGGGAGATCCAGAAGGGCAGGTATTGCTGTTGCTTCATTTAATCACTTACGTTTAATGTCCACTGCTAACATGcgatttcatgatttttctacctTAGGAGCTCTCCCCGCTTGTATTGACATATAGATTATTTAAAACAGTCATGCGCTTTGATGGTTAGCTTGTGAAGTTTGTAAATATACAAGAGCATGCCACACCTTGTGTAGAATGATTAGTATAGTGTTGCACAGCTGCTCTTCGAACCTGGTAACAAATCTGCTTCAGCGAGCTGTTGCATGTAAAAGAAAACTAAGCATTTGTTGCTCCTTAAGCAAGCTGCTTTGTCCAAGGAAGCCTTTACACTGTCACCATGCCAATTTCACAGGGTATGCTTACAACAGACTGACAATGCCTTGCGAGGTGACTTTGAAGGGTAGCCTTTTAGATGCCATTCTATTGGTTAACCTTGTTTCCTAAAGCCTTTTTATGTGTGTATGAGTTGACAGTCTGTTAGTGTTTCCGTGATTGCATTTTCTGACTTCTGAGCTAATGCATTTTGGATAGAATGATACGTCAAGTAGATTTGCAGCAGTAGCATCCCGTTACACACTGGTTATAACTAATAACATGTGCATATGCATCTAATCAGTGTAATCTGATTCTGTTACGAGTTGTGATTTAAGCTTTGGACTGGTTATTGAGATTGAGATGCATAGTAGATAATTAATTTTTTGTGCTACTCACATCTACTAAGGCTGTATCACATTTTGGGTGAATAGAACATGATTCTTCTCTTTGTTGGGGAAAAATGTGAGGTCTACATGCAGGCCATTCCACCACGCATTTTATGCTTCAATGTTTCCAGAGGCCATAAGGAGTGTAGCTTGTTTTGGCCAAGTATTGAACCTAATAGGCCTGTAGTATTAAAATATGTGGGGAAATGTCAAGTCAGTTATAGGTTTTGCATTTACTCCTGCTTGAACATTTTTGCCAGACATGCTAGCTCATAGTTGGCATAaacctgatatatatatatatatatatatatatatatatatatatatatatatatatatatatatatatatatatatatatatatatatatatatatatataaataataccTGCATCTGGCAAAAAAACTAATTGGTTGGAGCCAAATTATTTATATGCAAATACAAAATGTTTGGGCTCCAGACTGTGCACAATAAGCAAAATTCAACCAAGAATGAAGCATGGCGTGGCTGCATGTTATAAAAAATAGCTTATTAGCTCATTTGTACTAGTCCATTGATCTGCCACTGCATCCACTAATCCACCTAAACCACTCTAGTCCTTCTGCTCAGAAATATTTTTCACTGAAATGCACCGGGCGTCCTTTACCTAGATTCTCAACTAGTCCCACAACAAACTCTCAAACTGAGGATTTGTGCCCTTAAATCTTTTTAAGTAGTTTGCCCCAAATGACAAATCCATGTCCATAATTCAATAGAGTGGATGTGTTGTTTTGTCCCTGACTGTCTTTCCATAATATGACAGCTCTGCGGTTGATTTCGAAAAGAAGGCACACTCTGATAACCTCGAACAAAGTAAAGCAATGGAGAAAAATATGATTGCTGTGGCTAGTGAGATTGAGAGGCTTCGAGGAGAGCTTGCAAATGCTGAAAAAGGGGTCACCGCTGTCAACCCAGCAGCAGCTGTTGGTCACTCTGGTACCATACCGAATCTGCTGAGTATATTGTCACTTTCCTTTAAGTAGAATTTATGTATTTTGGGAGAATGGCTTAGGCAGTTAGCATAATGACCATCATTCATTGCAGGCTGTTAAACACAAAACTAATTGCTTTCAGCAGCTTAGATCATCTTTGTGGTTGCAGCTAGTTTTGTGAAATCTGTACAAATTCCAATGAGTTTATCCTGTTCTTTATAGCTCCAAAAAAGCTTTCGGATAATTTTAATATCCTGAAGTGCTGTAGAAACTTGTAAGTGTATTTGAAAGCCCGACATGACACTAAATATAGAGCCATTTGTCCCTTGAGCTTACTAGGTCATCTAAAATGCTAGCTCTTGGGAACAATGGTGAAGAAGGGTGGGCGGACTAGGTTCACGTAGGAATCAAAGAAACCGTTTGGTAATAGTAGCACCAGGCTACTATATTATATGAGAGGTGGTTGCTTGAGTGGGCCTTGGGTTCTGTTCAGAAGATAATCCCTACATCTTCTGGCGTCTTTAAATAGGGCAGCTTTAGCATATTAAGAAACCAGGTGAAGAAGCCATCCATTTAGCTCCCACCTTCTCTTAGCCTGGATTATTTAGTTGGAGCTAGGTCTAACTTCAATTGCATTAACTTTCTTGTGTAATTGTTCTGAACTactattcttttttatttttgtgtAATCCTATCTCAGGGTATGCTGCGGCTTATGGCAATTCTGAGCCAACATATACTGGAATGTATGGCAATCCTGATGCGACATATACTGCACAGGCTTATCCTGATGCTTATAGCACTAATCAGGTTTGTTTATTACTTGCTTTATGATTGTTCTCTTATTTGCTTTTAATTTGACTACAGCAAttgttcttggatgcatctaaAAGTTGTAGTCTATTGAGTCACActaatgaaaataaaaaatatgATTCCAGAATTAATTTCTTATTTCTGTTATTTGAACTTCAGTTATTTATTTTGCATGATTAATGATCAACCCTTcatctcttctttcttctcttctagTATGTTGCTTCCCATTCTGAATAAGCTGAACATCCCTTCTTCCTAAACGTAGGTGCCATTGTGTTTCAGATAATGGAACAACCGAGCTTTTGACGTTAAtatttttttgccaaaaagagtCAGATTTTTATTTACAATTTTTAATTGCCTTTTAAAATCATCTTTAAAATAAGTACTGCACAAGACAACAAGCAGCTCAGCCTGAATCTGATGTTGACATATCTGTGTTCTAAATTACAGGCACACATGCACACCGGCGCCAATTCTCATTACATGAGTCAACCTGTTTCCTATGGACAATACGAGAGCCAGCACACCAATGTTCAAAGATGACTGCCAGcacaagatagctttgacttgcctgccatctcatctcatctcattGTAAAAGGATAGTCGCAGAATCCACCAAATTAAGCATGTTAGAGAAATCCATTGCATTGAAGTGCTGGAAGTCCTCATGTTAATGTTTTTTTCTTTGCTGGCTAATTTGTTCCAAAATCTATGGGTCGAATTTTGGAGCAAAAATCTTTCTCCCTTCTCCATGTACTACCCTGATGATTCGTCAGTTAGTTATGCAAATTGGTGGTGTTATTCAGGGACGGTGATGCCTCTAGCCATTTGTGTACATATAAATGAAGCTGGTTGCCGTTAATTTATGCATGCAAATGCGATCATCTATATGCTCGCCAAGATCTAAGCTTTGCTGCTGTTCGGCGGTTTACTGTGAGACTTGAAATTTTGCTGAGAAGGCCATATTATCTGTCTGTTATGCATTTATGCTCAGAATGAAGAAATAATCATACACCTCTTCGCTTCAGTCTGGTGTTAAACCATTCTCTTGCAGATGATTCTAAAAGTAGAGTGCCAGCATCTGCAATTGCTTTGCCTCTGTTTTTAGGAGTTCTTTTCTCTATATAGCACGAGAGCATGTAGCtgcaagaaagaataaaaaaaaacaaagcttCTAAGGCTCGAAAACTAATTTCACGCCTAACCGATCCATTGCGGCCCGCGGTCTAGCTGTTTCGTCTCGGTCCGGGCCTCTTTCTTTCGAAACGGATCTCGGCCAGAACTTTAAAGGCCCACATGCTTCACCATGTCTCGGTAGCCCACGACCACGAGAACTCAGCGGCAGAGCGCAGAACGCGTTCGTTCGGTCCGAGCGTTTAGCACCACCTCGCCAGCGGAAGGCAGACGCGCCCCGAGCTCGCTCTATAAGACGAGCGCCCCGTGCGACGTTGCTCCATACTTACCTGGACGGGGTCGACGGGCGATCACGAAGGCTCGTGGCCTAGGCCAGTGGCCCTCATTGCACTTGAGGGTGCGCTGGCTTACCATCTCCCCAAGTGGGAGAGTGGACGTCATAATTTGTGGTAGAGGGGGTACGCGTTCGCGCGGCCCCCGCCAAATCAAATGAATAGAATTTTGGTCCTTTCGTACAGAGGAGTAGTGTTCTTTTAATAGGTTCATATTATAGTTtcgtgagttttttttttcttttagatcCTTGTTCTTGCAATTTTATGTTCTCGTGGAAAAAGTTCTGGCCGAGATCCGCTGAGTTCTCGTGGTCGTGGGCTACCCTACCCCAAGTTATGTCTCGGTAGCCCACAacggatttttttttcttttagatcCTTGTTTTTGGGGTAGTCCGCAAATAATTTAACACCAACGGACTTTTTCCACCGTTGGTGTTAAATTATTTGCGGACTACCCAAAAAATGGAGGATTATCCCAAAAAAAAGTATTTCACAACTGTGTTTAACTTATGAGAACTGTTTCCGTTTTTTGTTTTAGCATAGTTATAAGAGGAACGGTcccattcaaaaaaaaaaaaggcgttCGAGTACAAGAGAACAAAATGATTTACACAATGACAACATCGAAGTCTTTATTGTTTTTCTGAAAGTCTGAAGTCTTTATTGTTGCACCTTAATAATACATTTGGTGTTCCCCTTAGATTATCTGAACGGATGATATCTCTGAAAATTTGAAAACATAAAGGGGGATTGGCCAACGAGGTTGCCGAGGACGAGGAGAAAGGGACCAGAACTAACTATATGAACTAGTTAGTCTGTATTTACTTCTGATGAGTGCTATAGTAATTTGAGTCGATTTGTTTTTAGGCCATGGGTGTAATGCACAAAATTGATAGTCGATATTAACTTGATCGCAAAGATGCTTGACTTTTTTTTGAAGAGACAAATGTGCTTAAGTTTCCCCTCCTTTCAAAAGACTTGTCGGCACACGGAACACAAAAATATGAGTAAGATCATGGGAATCTTGACATAACGAGTTCTCTTACTCCCTTTGTTCCTTTGTTCTTAGAAGAATGTACTTTTATAGTTTGGACAAAGTCAAAAATTGTTGGATTCAATAAATTTTATAGAGAATAGTACCAACATTTATGTATTCAATTCGAATAGATATGTGAAATACGTTCAATGGTTAATGTAAATTGTAATGTTTTTTATATTAATTAACTTGACACTCTGATTgacttagggcgcgtttagttggcaaattttttggggtttggttactgtagcactttcgtttgtatttggcaattagtgtctaattatggactaattaggttcgaaagtttcgtctcgcgatttctaacccaactgtgcaattagttttgtttttcgtctacatttagtactccatgcatgtgtcacaagattcgatgtgacactttgggtcGAAaaattttggaatctaaacagggccttaactTCGAACTTAGAAGTACAACAGTTCAACCGAACAGATTCTACAGCTGCACTTAAGATGagagagacaaaaaaaaaaaaaaaagtacaaCAGTTCAGCCGCGTGAGAGTACATTTTAAATCCACAACACGCCATCCTCCGCTGCATCGCAGCCGTCCAGCGCGACTGCCACACACGATCCGAGCATCCAGATGCCCGGGGGAACGTGTCACGTCCGCGCGCCCGCCGCCGGCCCACCTAAACATAACCGGCCCGGTCGCCGTCCATACCATCGAACGACTCgaacccaacccaacccaacccaaaCCCAACCGCGCTTCTTCTCACCAGGAAAGGGTAGGGAGGCACCGAGTCGAGAAGGCAAATCGAATTCGCCATGGGCATGGCTGCTCCGCGCGCGCCGCTGCTCCTCCTCGTTGCCGCGCTCCTCGCCGCCGCTCCCCTCCTTAGGGCGGACGAGTTCGACGTCCGCCGCCACCTCTCCACCGTCACCAGGTGTGCTGCCGCTCGAGGCTCTCTGCCCGCTGATCTGAACTCGTTCTCTGCTGTCGGTTAGTGGCGTGCCGCGGTAGTGTGATTCGGATGTTATGTGTTCCCTTCGCGTTACTGGTGCGACTGGGCCTAGGGCATAGGGATTTTTGGGGGGTTTTGAGTCCTGCCGGGGTTGGGGAGGACTGATGAACTGCCACCTCTACGGTTCGCCGGCCCCGAACTATCCGCAGCGTTGCTTCGGGCTGACGCTACTACTCGCTCTCTCTCTCGATTGAGCTAAATTTCTGATGATGGGACATGGTTGTCTGTCTAACTGTAAACACAAACATTTCAGTTCTATGTAGTAAGATAATGGATCTGTCGTAACTTGTACACCTGAATTTTAGTGTTCATGACTATATCTAGGTGGTACAGTA
It encodes:
- the LOC136479937 gene encoding protein FLX-like 1 — translated: MAARRGPHVIKLHDPNPPLLGRAPGPAAAAVPAPSRDEAILAQHPLAAPSSASATHPAFALIEERLVARDQDIQELLVDNQRFAATHVALQQQLIAAQHELRAVSVAATRARAEREGEVRALADQAAHIEAEARAVAAARAEVDQVHADVQVLAAVRTDLVNRLQGLREKLAHKKAEASKTDSVRAQIETMRREIQKGSSAVDFEKKAHSDNLEQSKAMEKNMIAVASEIERLRGELANAEKGVTAVNPAAAVGHSGYAAAYGNSEPTYTGMYGNPDATYTAQAYPDAYSTNQAHMHTGANSHYMSQPVSYGQYESQHTNVQR